One Gossypium raimondii isolate GPD5lz chromosome 3, ASM2569854v1, whole genome shotgun sequence genomic window carries:
- the LOC128039971 gene encoding uncharacterized protein LOC128039971, with protein sequence MEEEKTNLRLDVDVQKLETETLRKEKNKAEEELGSLKTDYKKLRSLRQYRNRNSAIELKASLSKIEEMKQRIEELETTLQNCGNRIKHLEVNENRNKEQLHYFQNQVRSRDHIMEEAVVQI encoded by the exons atggaggaagaaaagaCGAACTTGAGATTGGACGTAGACGTTCAGAAGCTTGAAACTGAGACattaaggaaagagaaaaataaggcTGAGGAGGAGTTGGGTAGTctgaagacggattataaaaagttgc GATCTCTTCGTCAGTATCGAAATCGAAATTCCGcaatagagttgaaagcaagcttgagcaagattgaagaaatgaagcaAAGAATCGAAGAGCTAGAAACGACGTTGCAAAATTGTGGAAACCGGATCAAGCACTTGGAAGTAAATGAAAATCGTAATAAGGAACAGCTACACTACTTTCAGAACCAAGTTAGGAGCAGAGATCATATTATggaggaagctgtggtccagatctga